A genomic segment from Parolsenella catena encodes:
- a CDS encoding aminotransferase class V-fold PLP-dependent enzyme, translated as MIYLDNAATTMRKPQAVIDAVVGAMGSLGNAGRGAGTGAMGAARVIHECRERVAGLLGCPSADHVAFAPNSTEALNCVINGIVGAGDRVVTTVLEHNSVLRPLNRLAAERGVSVAHAGCDALGRLDMDELSRLVVPGTRAVVVTAASNVTGNVVDVAAVARIAHAAGALCVVDASQAAGLVPIDMAEQGLDVVCFTGHKALMGPQGTGGAAVMPGVDVAPWNVGGTGVHSFDEQQPLGWPTRLEAGTLNGHGLAGLAAGLRFIAENGGVAAMGEHELSMARRLYEGVADVPGVTVYGDWPALELGEASARTGVVALNVSGLDSAEVSDALMDGWDIATRPGAHCAPLMHRALGTERQGIVRLSTSWFTTPEEIDVAIGAIREIAVG; from the coding sequence AACGCCGCGACGACGATGCGCAAGCCGCAGGCGGTCATCGACGCCGTCGTGGGGGCGATGGGCTCGCTCGGCAACGCCGGGCGCGGTGCGGGCACGGGCGCCATGGGCGCGGCGCGCGTGATCCACGAGTGCCGTGAGCGCGTGGCGGGCCTTCTCGGCTGCCCGAGCGCGGACCACGTGGCGTTTGCCCCCAACTCGACCGAGGCGCTCAACTGCGTCATCAACGGCATCGTGGGTGCCGGCGACCGCGTGGTCACCACGGTGCTCGAGCACAACTCGGTGCTGCGGCCGCTCAACCGCCTTGCCGCCGAGCGCGGCGTCTCCGTGGCCCACGCGGGGTGCGACGCGTTGGGGCGCCTTGACATGGACGAGCTCTCCCGGCTCGTGGTGCCGGGCACGCGCGCCGTCGTGGTGACGGCGGCCTCCAACGTCACGGGAAACGTCGTTGACGTGGCGGCGGTTGCGCGCATTGCCCACGCGGCCGGGGCCCTGTGCGTGGTGGACGCGTCCCAGGCGGCGGGTCTCGTCCCCATCGACATGGCCGAGCAGGGCCTGGACGTCGTGTGCTTCACGGGCCACAAGGCGCTCATGGGGCCGCAGGGCACGGGCGGCGCCGCCGTGATGCCGGGCGTGGACGTGGCCCCGTGGAACGTGGGTGGCACGGGCGTCCATAGCTTTGACGAGCAGCAGCCGCTCGGGTGGCCCACGCGCCTTGAGGCCGGTACGCTCAACGGCCACGGGCTTGCGGGCCTGGCCGCCGGCCTGCGCTTTATTGCCGAGAACGGCGGCGTGGCGGCCATGGGGGAGCATGAGCTCTCCATGGCGCGGCGCCTGTACGAGGGCGTGGCAGACGTGCCCGGCGTCACCGTCTACGGCGACTGGCCTGCGCTGGAGCTGGGCGAGGCGAGCGCGCGCACGGGCGTCGTGGCGCTGAACGTCTCGGGCCTGGACTCTGCCGAGGTCTCGGATGCCCTCATGGACGGCTGGGACATCGCGACGCGCCCCGGCGCCCACTGCGCCCCGCTCATGCACCGCGCGCTCGGCACCGAGCGCCAGGGCATCGTGCGCCTCTCCACCAGCTGGTTCACCACGCCCGAGGAGATCGACGTGGCCATCGGCGCCATCCGAGAGATCGCGGTGGGCTAG
- the yqeC gene encoding selenium cofactor biosynthesis protein YqeC, producing MNCLDSLLSSVGGRISSGGVRCVAVIGSGGKSTLLRALGEDAAARGGRVVLATTTHFLPFGGMPLVTSGDMRELTRALDDRGLACVGTPTADDLGRLAAPAMPLEELAGAADLLVVEADGSKRLPLKAHASHEPVVPACADLTACVVGASGFGGLVGERVHRAALLCERVGCGVYDTATPELVARGMADEMARGLIAPDVIVVNQAETPERAAAARRFAAALRGLGCKTPVLLGSVRDERLVRA from the coding sequence ATGAATTGTCTTGACTCGCTGCTCTCATCCGTGGGCGGACGCATCTCCTCCGGGGGCGTGCGCTGCGTGGCCGTCATCGGCAGCGGCGGCAAGTCCACGCTCCTGCGTGCGCTGGGCGAGGACGCCGCGGCGCGAGGCGGACGCGTCGTGCTCGCCACGACGACGCACTTCCTGCCGTTTGGGGGGATGCCACTCGTGACCTCGGGCGACATGCGCGAGCTCACGCGGGCGCTCGACGACCGCGGCCTGGCGTGCGTGGGCACGCCCACCGCCGACGACCTGGGCAGGCTCGCGGCGCCGGCGATGCCGCTCGAGGAGCTCGCGGGTGCGGCAGACCTGCTCGTGGTCGAGGCTGACGGCTCCAAGCGGCTGCCGCTCAAGGCGCACGCCTCGCACGAGCCGGTCGTGCCCGCCTGCGCCGACCTCACGGCGTGCGTCGTGGGCGCAAGTGGCTTTGGCGGCCTCGTGGGCGAGAGGGTCCACCGCGCCGCCCTGCTGTGCGAGCGCGTCGGATGCGGCGTCTATGACACGGCAACGCCCGAGCTCGTGGCCCGTGGCATGGCAGACGAGATGGCCCGCGGGCTCATCGCGCCGGACGTCATCGTCGTGAACCAGGCCGAGACGCCCGAACGCGCTGCCGCCGCCCGCCGCTTCGCCGCCGCGCTGCGCGGACTCGGGTGCAAGACGCCCGTCCTTCTCGGCAGCGTCCGTGACGAGCGGCTCGTGCGTGCATAG
- the yqeB gene encoding selenium-dependent molybdenum cofactor biosynthesis protein YqeB: MLVEIRGAGDIATGIALRLHRAGCKVVMCDLPTPTSIRRTVCFSEAIRLGECEVEGVRARLAHSLAEARTIVVSGEVAVLVDPEGASARELRPAVLVDAILAKRNLGTTMDMAPVVIGVGPGFTAGRDCHAVVETKRGHYLGQVILDGPAAPNTGIPGVIAGHSADRVLRAPADGVFEPVLQIGDVVRAGQVAATVAGVPMTCTIDGVLRGLLQAGVEVTAGMKSGDIDPRCERAHCFTASDKARAVGGGVLEAICMFTSRLEG; encoded by the coding sequence ATGCTCGTAGAGATTCGGGGGGCGGGCGACATCGCGACCGGCATCGCGTTGCGCCTGCATCGCGCCGGCTGCAAGGTCGTCATGTGCGACCTGCCCACGCCCACGTCCATTCGCCGCACCGTGTGCTTCTCCGAGGCGATCCGCCTGGGGGAGTGCGAGGTCGAGGGGGTCCGCGCGCGCCTCGCGCACTCGCTGGCCGAGGCACGCACCATCGTGGTCTCCGGCGAGGTCGCCGTGCTCGTGGACCCCGAGGGCGCAAGCGCCCGCGAGCTGAGGCCGGCCGTTCTCGTGGACGCCATCCTCGCCAAGAGGAATCTCGGCACCACGATGGACATGGCGCCCGTGGTCATCGGCGTGGGGCCCGGCTTCACGGCCGGCAGGGACTGCCATGCCGTGGTGGAGACCAAGCGTGGCCACTACCTGGGACAGGTCATCCTGGACGGTCCCGCCGCGCCCAACACGGGCATCCCCGGCGTCATCGCGGGCCACTCGGCGGACCGCGTGCTGCGCGCCCCGGCCGACGGCGTCTTTGAGCCGGTGCTCCAGATCGGCGACGTCGTGCGTGCCGGGCAGGTGGCGGCCACCGTGGCCGGCGTGCCCATGACCTGCACGATCGATGGCGTGCTGCGCGGCCTGCTCCAGGCCGGCGTCGAGGTCACGGCCGGCATGAAGTCCGGGGACATCGACCCGCGCTGCGAGCGCGCCCACTGCTTCACCGCCTCGGACAAGGCACGCGCCGTGGGCGGCGGCGTGCTCGAGGCCATCTGCATGTTCACGTCTCGTCTGGAGGGGTAG
- a CDS encoding XdhC family protein — protein sequence MEGIALLRRAAEELREGRKVVECVVLASRGSAARHAGARMLTLQDGTLLGTVGGGTPELRCQQMCREALADGRPRRTTMERGVVDIACGGAQDLGIRAMSQADLVALDAALAAADAGEPGCLAVDWSAPEPVASFVPAGAGQDTVAGQDTGAGEPPSGPRMEGDVYVEPVVAAERVVIFGGGHVGRACVPALAAIDFEVTVFDDRPDVALPENFPDAAHVILGSFKDIAAGITLGARDYVIVMTHGHVADEDVVAQAIGAHPRYLGCMGSRHKRRVLERVVAERGASPAEIAAVDLPIGLSLGAVTPAEIAVSIAAKLIEVRHAHDGDASHACPSH from the coding sequence ATGGAGGGGATCGCGCTTCTGCGCCGCGCGGCCGAGGAGCTGCGCGAGGGGCGCAAGGTCGTGGAGTGCGTCGTGCTCGCCTCGAGGGGGTCTGCGGCCCGCCACGCCGGCGCGCGCATGCTCACGCTCCAGGACGGCACGCTGCTGGGAACCGTGGGCGGCGGCACGCCCGAGCTGCGTTGCCAGCAGATGTGCCGGGAGGCGCTCGCGGACGGGCGCCCGCGCCGCACCACCATGGAGCGCGGCGTCGTGGACATCGCGTGCGGTGGAGCCCAGGACCTGGGGATTCGTGCCATGAGCCAGGCGGACCTCGTGGCGCTCGACGCCGCGCTCGCCGCTGCGGACGCGGGGGAGCCGGGCTGCCTTGCCGTTGACTGGTCCGCGCCCGAGCCCGTGGCGAGCTTCGTGCCCGCGGGCGCCGGGCAGGACACGGTCGCCGGGCAGGACACGGGCGCCGGCGAGCCGCCGTCGGGCCCGCGCATGGAGGGCGACGTCTACGTGGAGCCCGTCGTGGCTGCCGAGCGCGTCGTGATCTTTGGCGGCGGCCACGTGGGCCGTGCGTGCGTGCCGGCGCTTGCCGCCATCGACTTCGAGGTCACGGTGTTCGACGACCGCCCGGACGTGGCGCTGCCCGAGAACTTCCCGGACGCGGCGCACGTCATCCTTGGCAGCTTCAAGGACATCGCTGCGGGCATCACGCTTGGTGCGCGCGACTACGTCATCGTCATGACGCACGGCCACGTGGCAGACGAGGACGTCGTGGCCCAGGCCATCGGGGCCCATCCGCGCTACCTGGGCTGCATGGGCAGCCGCCACAAGCGCCGCGTGCTCGAGAGGGTCGTGGCCGAGCGTGGCGCCTCGCCTGCGGAGATTGCGGCCGTGGACCTGCCGATAGGCCTGTCGCTCGGCGCCGTGACGCCCGCGGAGATCGCCGTGAGCATCGCCGCCAAGCTCATCGAGGTGCGCCACGCCCACGACGGCGATGCGTCCCACGCCTGCCCGAGCCACTAG
- the modA gene encoding molybdate ABC transporter substrate-binding protein, whose protein sequence is MNAMNTMTRRQAIATLGAGIATLAGLGLTACGGNGDATGTASTTAASTAAADTLTVFAAASMTESLTKATDAFTSETGTQVSFNFDSSGTLKTQIQEGAECDVFISAGQKQMNQLDAAATSGNEEGLDLIESDTRFNILQNEVTLVVPEGNPRNINGFDELAEHLKAGDVKLAMGNSDVPVGQYTQKILAYYGLDEGELAAAGVLTYGTNVKEVTTQVCEAAVDCGVIYRTDAVSACLAVVDAATKDMCGEVVYPAAVVKGSKHEQAAGRYLEFLRGSAASACFEEVGFKPLASA, encoded by the coding sequence ATGAACGCCATGAACACCATGACTCGCAGGCAGGCCATCGCTACGCTGGGTGCCGGCATCGCCACGCTCGCGGGCCTCGGCCTCACCGCGTGCGGAGGCAACGGTGACGCCACCGGCACGGCATCCACCACCGCAGCCTCTACCGCCGCGGCCGACACCCTCACGGTCTTTGCCGCCGCGAGCATGACGGAGAGCCTCACGAAGGCCACGGACGCGTTCACCTCCGAGACGGGCACCCAGGTCTCGTTCAACTTCGACTCCTCGGGCACGCTCAAGACCCAGATCCAGGAGGGCGCGGAGTGTGACGTGTTCATCTCCGCCGGCCAGAAGCAGATGAACCAGCTCGACGCCGCGGCCACCAGCGGCAACGAGGAGGGTCTCGACCTCATCGAGAGCGACACGCGCTTCAACATCCTGCAGAACGAGGTCACGCTCGTGGTGCCCGAGGGCAATCCCAGAAACATCAACGGCTTCGACGAGCTCGCCGAGCACCTCAAGGCTGGCGACGTCAAGCTCGCCATGGGCAACTCGGACGTTCCCGTGGGCCAGTACACCCAGAAGATCCTGGCCTACTACGGCCTCGACGAGGGCGAGCTGGCCGCCGCCGGCGTGCTCACGTACGGCACGAACGTCAAGGAGGTCACGACGCAGGTCTGCGAGGCCGCCGTGGACTGCGGCGTCATCTACCGCACGGACGCCGTCTCGGCCTGCCTTGCGGTGGTGGACGCGGCCACCAAGGACATGTGCGGGGAGGTCGTCTACCCGGCCGCCGTGGTCAAGGGCTCCAAGCACGAGCAGGCCGCCGGCCGCTACCTCGAGTTCCTCAGGGGCTCGGCGGCAAGCGCCTGCTTCGAGGAGGTCGGCTTCAAGCCGCTGGCGAGCGCCTAG
- the modB gene encoding molybdate ABC transporter permease subunit: protein MDWFPLINSLRIAAVSTVVVFFVGVGAAQLIARLPRYAKALIDVVLTLPLVLPPTVVGYLLLLVLGPRRVVGAWALQAFGVRLTMTWYSAIFACVVVAFPLMYRTARGAFEAYDKTLTHAALTLGRSRTWAFWRVQMPCCAQGVLAGAVLAFARALGEYGATAMICGYTPGQTATVSTTVYQLWRTGDDALALKWVLVNVAISAVVLLAMNWLEGRARTRGGRA, encoded by the coding sequence GTGGACTGGTTCCCGCTCATAAACTCGCTGCGCATTGCGGCCGTCTCCACGGTCGTTGTGTTCTTCGTGGGCGTGGGCGCCGCCCAGCTCATCGCCCGGCTGCCGCGCTACGCCAAGGCCCTCATCGACGTCGTCCTCACGCTGCCGCTCGTGCTGCCGCCCACTGTCGTGGGATACCTGCTGCTGCTTGTGCTGGGGCCCCGGCGCGTCGTGGGCGCGTGGGCGCTCCAGGCGTTTGGCGTCCGCCTCACGATGACGTGGTACAGCGCGATCTTCGCCTGCGTGGTCGTGGCGTTCCCGCTCATGTACCGCACGGCCCGCGGCGCGTTCGAGGCCTATGACAAGACGCTCACGCACGCGGCGCTCACGCTGGGCAGGAGCCGCACCTGGGCCTTCTGGCGCGTGCAGATGCCGTGCTGCGCGCAGGGCGTCCTCGCCGGGGCGGTCCTCGCGTTCGCCCGCGCGCTTGGCGAGTACGGCGCCACGGCCATGATCTGCGGCTACACGCCCGGCCAGACGGCCACGGTCTCCACGACGGTCTACCAGCTGTGGCGCACCGGCGACGACGCGCTGGCCCTCAAGTGGGTGCTCGTGAACGTGGCCATCTCGGCCGTGGTGCTGCTCGCCATGAACTGGCTCGAGGGGCGCGCCCGCACGCGGGGAGGCCGCGCATGA
- a CDS encoding sulfate/molybdate ABC transporter ATP-binding protein, translated as MSLSVDIRKRLGDFSLDVSFKAENPAETLALLGASGCGKSMALKCVAGVERPDEGRIVLNGRVLYDSAARVNVPAQRRHVGYLFQSYALFPTMTVLDNVLVGARGATRAERLAMAARQIRAFRLEGLEGRRPAELSGGQQQRCALARIMASEPELLLLDEPFSALDGYLRWQLELELADTLREFPGGVVFVTHSRDEVYRMCDRVCVLTDGRGGRTVPTSELFDAPATLAEALISGCKNVSPAVPVGPETLDCADWGVRLACGRAVAGCAHAGIRAHFLRIVEADGRPVDTIGDVATGFGSARGQGEQCAASRSRVVVRSRAENRIPCTVARVIDNVFSTIVMCATPGGACLRVELGKDAWAALGCPARVTLQVAPSDVMPLVD; from the coding sequence ATGAGCCTGTCGGTTGACATCCGCAAGCGGCTTGGGGACTTCTCGCTCGACGTCTCGTTCAAGGCCGAGAACCCCGCCGAGACGCTCGCGCTTCTCGGCGCCTCGGGCTGCGGCAAGAGCATGGCGCTCAAGTGCGTCGCCGGCGTGGAGCGCCCCGACGAGGGTCGCATCGTGCTGAACGGGCGGGTGCTGTATGACTCGGCCGCCCGTGTCAACGTGCCCGCGCAGCGCAGGCACGTGGGCTACCTGTTCCAGAGCTACGCGCTGTTTCCCACGATGACCGTGCTCGACAACGTGCTCGTGGGGGCCCGCGGCGCCACGCGCGCCGAGCGCCTGGCCATGGCCGCCCGGCAGATCCGTGCCTTCAGGCTCGAGGGGCTCGAGGGTCGCCGCCCCGCCGAGCTCTCCGGCGGCCAGCAGCAGCGCTGCGCCCTTGCCCGCATCATGGCGAGCGAGCCCGAGCTGCTGTTGCTCGACGAGCCGTTCAGCGCGCTCGACGGCTACCTGCGCTGGCAGCTCGAGCTGGAGCTCGCCGACACCCTGCGGGAGTTCCCGGGGGGCGTGGTGTTCGTGACGCACAGCCGCGACGAGGTCTACCGCATGTGCGACCGCGTCTGCGTGCTCACGGACGGCAGGGGCGGCCGCACCGTCCCCACGAGCGAGCTGTTCGACGCGCCCGCCACGCTCGCCGAGGCCCTCATCAGCGGCTGCAAGAACGTGAGCCCCGCCGTGCCCGTGGGTCCCGAGACGCTCGACTGCGCGGACTGGGGCGTGCGCCTTGCCTGCGGACGTGCCGTGGCGGGCTGCGCCCACGCGGGCATCCGCGCGCACTTCCTGCGCATCGTGGAGGCCGACGGCCGCCCCGTGGACACGATCGGGGACGTCGCCACCGGCTTTGGCTCGGCGCGCGGGCAGGGCGAGCAGTGCGCGGCCAGCCGCTCGCGCGTCGTTGTCCGCTCACGTGCCGAGAACCGCATCCCGTGCACCGTGGCGCGCGTCATCGACAACGTGTTCTCGACCATCGTCATGTGCGCCACTCCCGGCGGTGCCTGCCTGCGCGTGGAGCTCGGGAAGGACGCCTGGGCCGCGCTCGGCTGCCCCGCGCGCGTCACGCTCCAGGTTGCGCCGTCAGACGTCATGCCGCTCGTGGACTAG
- the moaA gene encoding GTP 3',8-cyclase MoaA produces MRDTLGRDISYLRLSVTDKCNCRCVYCMPAAGVPARAHRDLLTFEELTDIVAAAATLGVRKVRVTGGEPLARRGVVDLVRMLSEVPGIDEVDMTTNATMLAPVAADLRAAGLTRLNVSLDTLRPECYRAITRTGELADALAGLRAAREAGFTNTKINCVLMGGVNDDEIADFVDIARREPIEVRFIELMPMGECARWPRERFVAGEEVLGRVPELVRMGAGGVAELYAAPGFAGRVGLIRAVSHKFCSGCDRIRVTADGRLKPCLHSAAEVSLRGLAGPALAEAIRAGIAAKPAHHNLAPGVRASDTPRDMFEIGG; encoded by the coding sequence GTGCGAGACACCCTTGGAAGAGACATCTCCTACCTGCGCCTGTCCGTGACCGACAAGTGCAACTGCCGCTGCGTGTACTGCATGCCGGCCGCCGGCGTGCCCGCGCGCGCACACCGCGACCTGCTCACGTTCGAGGAGCTCACCGACATCGTGGCCGCCGCGGCCACGCTTGGCGTGCGCAAGGTGCGCGTCACGGGCGGCGAGCCGCTCGCGCGCCGCGGCGTCGTGGACCTCGTGCGTATGCTGTCCGAGGTGCCCGGTATCGACGAGGTGGACATGACCACGAACGCCACCATGCTCGCGCCCGTGGCCGCCGACCTGCGTGCCGCCGGCCTCACGCGCCTCAACGTGAGCCTGGACACCCTGCGCCCCGAGTGCTATCGCGCCATCACGCGCACGGGAGAGCTTGCCGACGCCCTTGCCGGCCTTCGCGCCGCGCGCGAGGCGGGCTTCACGAACACCAAGATAAACTGCGTGCTCATGGGCGGCGTGAACGACGACGAGATCGCCGACTTCGTGGACATCGCCCGTCGCGAGCCCATAGAGGTGCGCTTCATCGAGCTCATGCCCATGGGGGAGTGCGCCCGCTGGCCGCGCGAGCGCTTCGTCGCCGGCGAGGAGGTGCTCGGGCGCGTGCCCGAGCTGGTCCGCATGGGTGCCGGAGGGGTCGCCGAGCTCTACGCGGCCCCCGGGTTTGCGGGGCGCGTGGGGCTCATCCGCGCCGTGAGCCACAAGTTCTGCTCGGGCTGCGACCGCATACGCGTCACGGCGGACGGCCGGCTCAAGCCCTGCCTGCACTCCGCGGCCGAGGTGAGCCTGCGCGGCCTTGCCGGCCCCGCGCTCGCGGAGGCGATCCGCGCGGGCATCGCGGCAAAGCCCGCGCACCACAACCTGGCGCCCGGCGTGCGTGCAAGCGACACGCCGCGGGACATGTTCGAGATAGGGGGATAG
- the moaC gene encoding cyclic pyranopterin monophosphate synthase MoaC encodes MEQQDILGTQGGGAAGAPGREVLRPATSASIRDAELTHVNEQGRARMVDVGAKPVTARVARAAGKVLMAPSTLELVRSGGTRKGDVLAVAQVAGIMAAKRTWELVPMCHQVPLSGVDLGFAYEADGIAIEATARCKGETGVEMEALTAVSVAALTIYDMCKSHQRDMVIERVRLMEKDGGRSGHFVRED; translated from the coding sequence GTGGAGCAGCAAGACATTCTCGGCACGCAAGGGGGCGGGGCCGCGGGCGCGCCCGGCCGCGAGGTGCTGCGGCCCGCCACGTCCGCGTCCATCCGCGACGCGGAGCTCACGCACGTGAACGAGCAGGGCCGCGCGCGCATGGTGGACGTGGGCGCCAAGCCCGTGACCGCCCGCGTGGCCCGCGCGGCGGGCAAGGTGCTCATGGCGCCCTCGACGCTCGAGCTCGTGCGCAGCGGCGGCACCCGCAAGGGAGACGTCCTCGCCGTGGCGCAGGTGGCCGGCATCATGGCGGCCAAGCGCACCTGGGAGCTCGTGCCGATGTGCCACCAGGTGCCGCTCTCGGGCGTGGACCTCGGCTTTGCCTATGAGGCCGACGGCATCGCCATCGAGGCCACGGCCCGCTGCAAGGGTGAGACGGGCGTGGAGATGGAGGCGCTCACCGCGGTGTCGGTGGCGGCGCTCACCATCTATGACATGTGCAAGTCGCACCAGCGTGACATGGTCATCGAGCGCGTGCGGCTCATGGAGAAGGACGGTGGCCGCTCGGGCCACTTCGTGAGGGAGGACTAG
- a CDS encoding MOSC domain-containing protein has product MEQFGSAPDAIAGAASREASVIAVCASERKGTRKHPVEAIELLVGTGVAGDAHAGAWHRQVSLLPDEAVDELRGVLPSLAPGDFAENILTRGLDLKSLPVGTTLAAGTALLAVTQIGKKCHNDCEIRRLTGKCAMPSEGIFAVVIRDGVVRAGDAVRVVEVSER; this is encoded by the coding sequence GTGGAGCAGTTTGGGAGCGCGCCGGACGCGATCGCGGGCGCGGCATCGCGCGAGGCGAGCGTCATCGCCGTGTGCGCGAGCGAGCGCAAGGGCACCAGAAAGCACCCCGTGGAGGCCATCGAGCTTTTGGTGGGCACGGGCGTGGCCGGAGACGCCCACGCGGGCGCCTGGCACCGCCAGGTGAGCCTGCTGCCCGACGAGGCGGTGGACGAGCTGCGCGGCGTCCTGCCCAGCCTGGCGCCGGGTGACTTCGCCGAGAACATCCTCACGCGCGGGCTCGACCTCAAGTCGCTGCCCGTGGGCACTACGCTCGCGGCCGGCACGGCGCTTCTCGCCGTGACGCAGATTGGCAAGAAGTGCCACAACGACTGCGAGATCCGCCGCCTCACCGGCAAGTGCGCCATGCCCAGCGAGGGCATATTCGCCGTGGTCATCCGCGATGGCGTCGTGCGCGCGGGGGATGCGGTGCGCGTGGTGGAGGTGAGCGAGCGATGA
- a CDS encoding molybdopterin-binding protein, whose product MRELAVQDAVGHVLCHDMTQIIPGKFKGARFRKGHVVTPEDVDVLLSMGKRSVYVWEMQPGMLHENDAALRLCALAEGPGCTHKPDIKEGKIELTAAHDGCFTVRSEALLAVNRVPQVMVATRKGNTAVRAGDKLAGMRVIPLVIDEATLDEADAAAAAAPGSGPLCEVVPFCLRRVGIVTTGSEVAGGLVEDSFTPVVQAKLAAFGIEMVAHELPGDDMEDIVAAIGRVREAGVDLVVCTGGMSVDPDDNTPGAIQRSGAEMVTYGAPVLPGAMLFVGYYADGTPVLGLPGCVMFAKATILDLVLPRIAAGIRLTRGDIVAYGEGGLCLGCEECHYPICPFGK is encoded by the coding sequence ATGAGGGAGCTTGCGGTCCAGGACGCCGTGGGGCACGTGCTGTGCCACGACATGACCCAGATCATCCCCGGCAAGTTCAAGGGCGCGCGGTTCCGCAAGGGCCACGTCGTGACCCCCGAGGACGTGGACGTGCTGCTCTCCATGGGCAAGCGCAGCGTCTACGTGTGGGAGATGCAGCCGGGGATGCTGCACGAGAACGACGCGGCACTGCGCCTGTGTGCGCTTGCCGAGGGGCCGGGCTGCACGCACAAGCCCGACATCAAGGAGGGAAAGATCGAGCTCACGGCAGCGCATGACGGCTGCTTCACCGTACGCTCCGAGGCGCTTCTCGCCGTGAACCGCGTGCCGCAGGTCATGGTGGCCACGCGCAAGGGGAACACGGCCGTGCGTGCGGGCGACAAGCTCGCGGGCATGCGCGTGATCCCGCTCGTCATCGACGAGGCCACGCTCGATGAGGCCGACGCCGCCGCGGCCGCCGCCCCCGGCTCCGGCCCGCTGTGCGAGGTCGTGCCGTTTTGCCTGCGTCGCGTGGGCATCGTCACCACGGGCAGCGAGGTGGCGGGCGGCCTTGTCGAGGACTCGTTCACGCCGGTGGTTCAGGCAAAGCTCGCGGCCTTTGGCATCGAGATGGTGGCCCACGAGCTGCCCGGCGACGACATGGAAGACATCGTGGCCGCCATCGGTCGCGTGCGCGAGGCGGGCGTTGACCTCGTGGTGTGCACGGGAGGCATGTCCGTGGACCCGGACGACAACACCCCCGGCGCCATCCAGCGAAGCGGCGCCGAGATGGTGACCTACGGCGCGCCGGTGCTGCCCGGCGCCATGCTGTTCGTGGGCTACTATGCAGATGGCACCCCCGTGCTGGGCCTTCCGGGCTGCGTCATGTTCGCCAAGGCCACGATCTTGGACCTCGTGCTGCCGAGAATCGCCGCGGGCATCCGCCTCACGCGCGGCGACATCGTGGCGTACGGCGAGGGCGGGCTGTGCCTGGGATGCGAGGAGTGCCACTACCCGATCTGTCCGTTTGGCAAGTAA